Part of the Dehalococcoidia bacterium genome, CTTTGAAGACCCGCCTTCTTTTCTCTGCAAAAGCGCCGATTCCCTCGATGGCAAGGCGTATCTGACTGACTTGAAAAGTATATCATCCTCACTGGCAATTTGGTAGGCGCAAGGGATATGCCTCTGCTTTCTGTATCGTCAGGGTTGGCAACAACCTCCTCAGTCACACTTTTTGCTTCATCCTCCATGTTTTCCTCTCTCCCATAGGCGAAATGGGCCGCTGCACCCATAGATAGGGCCTTTATTACCATTAGTGCTCCAAAGACTGCCCAAAACCAGGCCATCATTATTCACCCGGATGAAGCCATCAACTACATCAATTCTCGCTGGATTATAACCCCAAATACCTGGTATGGAAATCTGGGCCATCCATACACCATGTTCGCAGTATTCAAAGAATTGGAGTTGCTGAAAGTAACCACTATACCTAACGCACCGGCCAATGATCAGACACCGGCAGGCGATTGGTGAGGCAATTATTATATGCAGATTCATCCCACGACAGCACTGTGGAAGACGCCATCGTAACAGAACCGATGGCAGCGGAACTGCCGAGGGTATTCACACTTACTGTGACACCGGAATCTATACTGTAACCTTAACCGTGACCGATGACGACGGAGGCATCGGCACGGCCCAAACAACAGTAATCGTGATAGATGAGACTGCACCTGTATTCGGGAGCCTGAATTGCGTGGCAACAGTCAATCCGCACGGCAACATTGTCCCCGGAAAGAATAGAGACAAGAACGAAAAGGGAAAACCCAACCAGAACCCCGACGGCTTCTATGAGATCACCTTCATTGTCACAGATCAATGTGACGAGGAACTCAACGTGTTTGTCGGTACGGTTGATAATCCCTTGCTGTTCAAAATCACCAGCGGCATCAAGGTGAAATTCACCCAATCAGTTGATGCGATACCGAAGATAAAGAAGATAGGCAGCCCTGAGCAGGGCGGCGCAACAGCGATAACATGGCATATTATCCTGCCTTCCGATCCGGTCATCTCAGTAATTGATGATTCTGGGAATATCACCAGTTGCACAACTTGCCTCGTACCTCCTCCTCCCATGTGAGGATAACCGGAGGGAACCTTGATTCTCACATTTCCAGAGGTTCCCGAAGACGAAACTCGCTACTGTAATGCCTTCACCCCCACCTGCCTGGTAAAATCAACTCAGATTTAGAACAATCGATATTATTTACGAATAAGGCCTAAGTATAACACAGGGCAGCAGGGAGTAACTCCTCAGCATGCAATTTCCAAGACGGTTGGAAGGGTGAACCGGAGCTTGCAAAAGAATTCGCGGAGGACTACAATTGTAGGTCAGATGATTCGTGGGTGTGCACTTTTTTCGGGGGTCAGAGTATCATCGGTTTTCTGGCAAAACGAGCAAGGGGGTATGTGCCCGTGAATGAAGCCGAAAGCAGAGTGATCATGTGGAAAACAGAGAGGGGCAACGGAGAACCCGAGGCTGTTCAACGTCGCTGGTTCTGTGTTGCCCTCGCACCTTCCGGCACCATCTTCAAGGGAGGTGCGGAGTCAGCGGCGGGGCTTTCGAGTATGCTCGGAGGCGCAACGATCGGCTGGGTAGACTTCGTCACTCACGATTTCGATGCCGAGGTCCATGCTGCTGCTGCTGAATTGGGCTTCAGTAAAGATCTTGTCTCCGCCTTGACGGATGCAACACACTCAACCTACCAGGATTTCGATACGGAGATGGGGATGAAGCTCCCCAGTGTGCAGGTCAGAGAGCTTGACGTGCTGCCTTATCCTCTTCTGTTGCTCATGAGAAAGAACTTCATCCTCACCATTCACCCCCTCAATGTCGACCGAAGGTTCAGCCGTTTGCGCCGCTATGCCGAAACTGTCCTGAAAAAGATCCCTGTCGATGCCATCATGGCGGACAAGCTGACGATGCTGTTGACGCGTATCATCGATGAGAACAATGACCGCAACTTCGAACACCTGCGAGAGATCGAGGAACTGGGGGACAAGCTCAATGAAAGTATGATCGATCCCAATGTCCCCCGAGCCAAACTGGGGCCGGATATCTATCATATGAAGCATGCCCTGATCGTCTACCTTAATTCTCTCTGGGATACAGTCAATGTGCTGCATAGCTTGCGTTACGGAGATGCTGAGCTTATCAGCGATGACCCAAGGCTTCTGGACAAACTGGGGATTCTGGCGGAGGATGTCAATCGACAGATCGGGTTGGCTGAGCACATGTCAGAAGTTCTGGCTTCAGGATTAGAAGTGTTGCAGAGTATCTATAATAACCAGCTTCAGACAATGAACAACAGACTCACCCTGCTGGTGACCTATTTTACTGTCCTAGGCACCGCTTTCCTGGTTCCAAATACCATCGCCACCGCGTTAGGCGACCCTGTCTTTGATATCGGACCCAAAGACTTATGGTGGTATTTGAGTTTGATGATTGGCTCTACTCTTGTATGTACCGTTCTGGTCTTCTGGTGGGTGCGGAACCAGGGTTTCATCGGCAACAAGTCAAACTAAGTCAAAAGGCGGCGGAACGGATTGAACTCATCCCCTCACCAGGTCCTCGAGTTCCGCCATCATCCTTTGCCAGTGAGTCCCTCGCCAGTAGATTCGATGGCAGAGCGGACATTGCATATACTGTTCCTGGGTTTCGAACACATACTGTGGAACTCGATCAAGGGCCTCCACCTTTTTCAGGGGGATCAGGGGTTGGTTACACTCGATGCAGAGGGTGAAAGGGGCTGAGGTCGGTTCCAGATGCAAGGCTTGGACAACCTGTTTAAGCTGGTCTTTTACGTCATCGGACTCGATCAGGATTGCCCTTATGTCGCCGTTGCTAACAACCCTTCGCTTCATAATCCCGCTATCCTTGGTCAGTAGAACCCTCTCTTCCTTGAGGGCAATCCGAACCAGTTCCTCGTCGTTCAGACCATTGATGAACAGGGCATCATATCCCAGCATGCGCAGCCTTCTGGCCAGTCTGCCCACATTGACATCGACGACGAATTTCGGCCTCATCACCTACATCATACCATCAGTTCCATCCCATCGTAGGCAAACAGAGTGCCCGGGAGATTGAATTCGAGGGCGCGGTAGTCATCGTAGCTGCGGCCCCAATACTCCTCCAAGTGGATGAAAAGAACCTTTTGCGCTTCGATCCGTTCGGCCAGCTTCATCGTCTGGGCGAAGGTGTAGAGCGTGGTTCGCGAGATGTGATCCGGCGGATAGTGAAAGCTGTGCTTGATTCCGTCTTCAAATATCCCGGGCTGAATCACCAGCAGGTCGGCGTTTTGAACCGCCTTCCTATCCTCCGGGAAGGGTCTGAGGTCACAGGGAGCGTAGACGAGCTTTCGCCCACTCTTTTCAAACACGTAAATGAACGACACCTGAGGCCCTCGGTCGATCGGAATGGCGGTGATGTGAACATCACCAATCTGCAGTTCATCCCGAAAGTACTCAACCTTCAAGAAGCCGCTTGCTTCGTAGAAATCGAGCGCGGGCCCATACTGGGATTGTATGTTCTGGATGCGTCCCTTTAGCTCCTGTGGTAGGCAGAGGCGAATCTGCTTTTCCGGGTAGGCACGCCACGTGCGGAAATCCAGGGTGATCTGCTCCACCACCCGCCACCCCTCGATGTGATCCGGGTCCAGATGGGTGAACATGAGGTGGTCGATCCGGTTGATGTGGAAGCGGTTCAACCGGTCCGATATCTCTGCCGGTGTATCGATCAGAAGGCTGATGTCATGAAGAAAGGCGGAAGGGCCTCCCCTCGCGTAGGGAATTCCCTTCTCCCTGGCCTCCTTGCAAACCTCACATCTGCAGAGCGGCTTGGGGATGACCATGCATCCCCCGGAGCCTAGAATGGTCCATTTCATGCCGAACGAGCCCCATCCTACTCTGTGAGGCGGCTGTCTCCTTCAAGCGCATGTATTTGAAATTTTCCGTTAGTCTCCTCTGCAGTGATGAGGTTATACTCCCGCCTTCCGCAGGAAGAAATCCGGCCTCATGGGGTCCCATCGTCCCACCAGTCGATCATATGCAGGTAGGGGCAAGGTCTCCTTGAAAATCCTGTAGTAGTAAAGCTCTTCCACGGAAGAGAGGTACGGATTGCCGTTGGTTCGATTGAAAGCCTCCAGTTCTGCCAGGGAGACATGCTTTTCCGCCTGTGCCCTCATGATGTACGCCACACCGGAGCCTTGGGCAAAGAACCGTTTCGATTGATAGATGATGTGGTCCGGCAGACATCCCTCAAAGGCCTGGCGCAAGACCCACTTCCCGGTTTGTTCCTCGCCGTGAAGCTTGTGCTCCAGCGGAATCTTCAGGGCGAAATCCATCACATGGGCATCAAGGAACGGTGTGCGGCTTTCGTATGAATTGGCAGCGTTCAGTCGGTCCAGCCGCTGGAGTGCAGTGTTGTGAGCCACATCCACGAGGTTATCGATGATGCTGGCTCTCTCCTCCGGGTTCTTTGCCTGCTTATACTGGCCGTCATATCCGGCAAAGAACTCATCGGCTCCCTCGCCGGTGAGAACGCATTTGGTGTAGGGTTTTGTGAATCGCCCGGCCAGGAAATTGGCGATGGCCCCATGCACACAGCTCTCCTCATACATCTGCTGATGATGGATCGCCAGCGGCAGTATCTCGTTGATTTCCGGCTCGCCGAACATCAGAACGTGGTGCTTGACGCCAAGAAACTTGGTGACATCTCTGGCCAGAGGGAGGTCTTGCCCCCCCTCCATGCTCACGGTGAAGCATTCAATGTTCGGCTTGATCTCGCGAGCCATGTAGGTGATGAGGCTGCTATCGAGGCCGCCGCTCAACAGTATACCGCCAACGGCATTGTCTTTCATCCGTTTCTCTGTCGCTTCGATTAGAAGTTGCTTGACCACTTTCTTGGCTTGATCGTAGTCTTCGAACTCCGGGGTTTCCACGGCCTCGTTTCGGTATCGCTGAAAGCCGAGTTCCCGGGAATAGGTATAACCGGGCGGAAACTCCCGAACGTCGTCGCATATTCCAACCATGGCTTTTGCCTCCGAGGCAAAGCAGAGAGCACCCTCTCCATCGTGCCCGTAATAAAGCGGTTTGACTCCGACCCAGTCACGGGCCAGGATCATCTTTCCTCCATCGGAAACAGCCACGGCAAAATCGCCGTTGATCTTGTCGGCGAACCGCAAACCGAATCGATCGTAAAGGTCCAGTATAGCCTCGGCATCGGATATGGCGCCCTTGTCTGCGTTGTATACTCTCCCATCGAGAACAACGGCCCTCTTGCCGTCTGATGTGTAGTGAGACCCGTCCTTGCAGTCTGCGCCCATATTGAGTTCGTTGCAGCCCAAATGAACTTGGCCATTCCTGTTGACCCAAGTCGTATCAGGGCCTCTGTACTTGGTATCCTGAAGCATTTGCTCCAGCTTTCCGTTATTGTTTCCCAGAATTCCCGCAATCCCTGCCATAATACTCCTTTCACTCGAACTCTTGCTGCATACCAGGGCTTGTGACTAAGCTGTTTGAAAAGCTTCCATCTGCTTGATTGCCTCGAAGCCGTCGGCGCAATAGGCGTCTGCCCCGATTTCCTGGGCGTATTCGATTGAGACCGCCGCGCCACCAATCAACACCTTCACTTGCTCCCGCAATCCGGCCTGTTTGAGCGCATCAGCAACCTCTCCCATCACAACCATGGTGGTCGTCAGCAATGCCGAGAGTCCCAGATAATCCGGTTTTTCGGTTCTGACGAACTCCACAATCTTTTCTGTGGGCACATCGATACCCAAGTCATGAACCTCGTATCCGGCGCCTTTGAGCAGAATAGCCACGATGTTCTTGCCGATATCGTGGATATCGCCCTTGACTGTGGCGATTGCGAATTTGCCGTTGGTCGAGCCTCCAGAGACTTCAAGATAGGGTTTGGCAATATCCATCGCTGCGCCAACAGCTTCCGCAGAGGCTAACATGTCCGGAATGAAGTATTCTTTGGTGGAAAATTTCTCGCCGACCACCTGCATCCCTGCCGTCAGACCTTCTTTGATAATGACCGCAACGGGGATATTTGCGTCCAGGGCTTGTTGGGTCAGTTCCACTACCCCGGGACCTGTCAGGTCCTCATCGATTCCCTCGTCATCCTGGGTCTTCCTCCCCTGGATCACGTTTTCTTTGAGCTTTGCAATCATGTCTTCGTTCATTCTCCCTCCTATTGGTAGATGTTCAGCCTGGGCAAAATGCCGGGAACTTCACGGAAAATCTTTGCCGTGGTTGCTTGATCAATGTGCCGGACCGGTTTTTCCAGGAGTTCGAGCATTCTCTCATGGGCAAGCCTGAATACGTCATCGGCCTTCCCGTCTCCTTCGAACGGATAGGGTGCCGAGAGTTGCCCGCTACGCATAACTTTGCGTATATAGCTGATAAAGATCTTTTGCGGCGTTTCCGACACGGCTCTGATCTGTTTCAAGGCCTCCGATATCGCAGTGTCATCGATGCGTGGCTGCTGCAGAAAAAACTTGATCATTTTGAAATGGGCGTCATCAAGGACAGCCTGCTGCAGGCAGAAAACGGAATTACAGTCCAGAAGGCCGTAGGCGCAATGCAAGTACTGTGGCCCGCTCAGGGTGACCAGAATATCTGAGAACAGTCTTTCAATCGAGGATTGCTGTCCGGGAATCTTAGGGTCGCAAACACCCGAGGTTGAGTAATTCGGGATTTTGTAGAACCGAGCCATTTGAACGCAGTCGATATTGTACTGGCTGGTTTCGACTGCACCGTAGGAATCGGAGAGCGTGTCCATTCGCGCTCTCACCGGAACGCTGCCATACAAAACAGGGGTTCCGGGATTCACCAATTGGCCAAGCGTTATCCCTGCCAAGACCTCGGCATTGATCTGTGCCATGATCCCGGCTTCGGTGATGGGCGCTGTCGATCCTGCCTGTGGTGCAGAGGAAACCACAACCGGCAGTCCCCGCCGGCACATTTCCATATAGGCATTGGTGGTGTCTTCCACAAACTGTAGCGGGCTCTTGACCAGACAGGTGATAAAGGAAATGATGGGGTTCTCCTTGAGCTGTTTTTTTCCTCCGACGATGATCTCCGCCATGCGCACCACATTGTCTAACTGGTCCAGGCTGGTCAGGCCAGCCATCACATGTTTGGTGGTATTATTCAGAGACGCGAAGTATTTGTTTACATCCTTGTTTTCGGCTGTGATGTCAGGGTCCTGGATATTGACGGTGCGGATGTATCCGTCCAGTGTTTCGAGGTGCTCGCAGACATGCGCCGACTTGCAGAGATCGGCAACGGTGCCCCGCCTGGGGCGGAATTCCGGCGCTTGTATTTCCTTGCTGGGATCGGATTTCTTGGTGTATGTGGAAAACTCCACATCCAGCCAGATATTGGTCTCGGAACCGGAAATAAAGCAGACCCTGGGTTCATCGCCGTGCATGATCAGTGCATTATCCGGGTTTCTGGCACCGAGCTTGACCGTCTTGGGCGCAGTTTCAAGGGCTTTAGCCACCATCTTTTCGGGTATTTTGACCCGCCATGCCGGATGGTCTCCCTGGGGGTGCGACGTCACCTGTGCGCCGTTGCTCTGGAATAATTCAGCTGCCTCCTTGTTGAAGCAGGTGAGGCCGGGGTCTTGGAGAATCTCAAGGGAAGCCTGATGAATGATCTCTATCTGCTGCTGGGTTATTCTTTCCAAAGGTCTTTGGATCAAGATTCCTTCTCTAGCCATTTGTTCACTCCCTGTTGATTAAGCTTCCTTCGCTTGAATTTTATTCCACAAGAAGGCCTTTGCGATGGGCCTTAATGTACTTCTTGCAGGCTAGGTCCTCGCCTGTCAGCATGTCTGCAACCCTGGCCAGACTCATGGCTTTGGCATCGAGCGGGTCCATGATGGCGGCATCAAGCCCCATGGCAGCCGACATCACCATGAAGGCCCGGTTGATCATCCTTCGATTCGGCA contains:
- a CDS encoding PKD domain-containing protein gives rise to the protein MIRHRQAIGEAIIICRFIPRQHCGRRHRNRTDGSGTAEGIHTYCDTGIYTVTLTVTDDDGGIGTAQTTVIVIDETAPVFGSLNCVATVNPHGNIVPGKNRDKNEKGKPNQNPDGFYEITFIVTDQCDEELNVFVGTVDNPLLFKITSGIKVKFTQSVDAIPKIKKIGSPEQGGATAITWHIILPSDPVISVIDDSGNITSCTTCLVPPPPM
- a CDS encoding CorA family divalent cation transporter, which produces MNEAESRVIMWKTERGNGEPEAVQRRWFCVALAPSGTIFKGGAESAAGLSSMLGGATIGWVDFVTHDFDAEVHAAAAELGFSKDLVSALTDATHSTYQDFDTEMGMKLPSVQVRELDVLPYPLLLLMRKNFILTIHPLNVDRRFSRLRRYAETVLKKIPVDAIMADKLTMLLTRIIDENNDRNFEHLREIEELGDKLNESMIDPNVPRAKLGPDIYHMKHALIVYLNSLWDTVNVLHSLRYGDAELISDDPRLLDKLGILAEDVNRQIGLAEHMSEVLASGLEVLQSIYNNQLQTMNNRLTLLVTYFTVLGTAFLVPNTIATALGDPVFDIGPKDLWWYLSLMIGSTLVCTVLVFWWVRNQGFIGNKSN
- a CDS encoding Mut7-C RNAse domain-containing protein, producing MRPKFVVDVNVGRLARRLRMLGYDALFINGLNDEELVRIALKEERVLLTKDSGIMKRRVVSNGDIRAILIESDDVKDQLKQVVQALHLEPTSAPFTLCIECNQPLIPLKKVEALDRVPQYVFETQEQYMQCPLCHRIYWRGTHWQRMMAELEDLVRG
- a CDS encoding MBL fold metallo-hydrolase; translated protein: MKWTILGSGGCMVIPKPLCRCEVCKEAREKGIPYARGGPSAFLHDISLLIDTPAEISDRLNRFHINRIDHLMFTHLDPDHIEGWRVVEQITLDFRTWRAYPEKQIRLCLPQELKGRIQNIQSQYGPALDFYEASGFLKVEYFRDELQIGDVHITAIPIDRGPQVSFIYVFEKSGRKLVYAPCDLRPFPEDRKAVQNADLLVIQPGIFEDGIKHSFHYPPDHISRTTLYTFAQTMKLAERIEAQKVLFIHLEEYWGRSYDDYRALEFNLPGTLFAYDGMELMV
- a CDS encoding asparagine synthase-related protein, which translates into the protein MAGIAGILGNNNGKLEQMLQDTKYRGPDTTWVNRNGQVHLGCNELNMGADCKDGSHYTSDGKRAVVLDGRVYNADKGAISDAEAILDLYDRFGLRFADKINGDFAVAVSDGGKMILARDWVGVKPLYYGHDGEGALCFASEAKAMVGICDDVREFPPGYTYSRELGFQRYRNEAVETPEFEDYDQAKKVVKQLLIEATEKRMKDNAVGGILLSGGLDSSLITYMAREIKPNIECFTVSMEGGQDLPLARDVTKFLGVKHHVLMFGEPEINEILPLAIHHQQMYEESCVHGAIANFLAGRFTKPYTKCVLTGEGADEFFAGYDGQYKQAKNPEERASIIDNLVDVAHNTALQRLDRLNAANSYESRTPFLDAHVMDFALKIPLEHKLHGEEQTGKWVLRQAFEGCLPDHIIYQSKRFFAQGSGVAYIMRAQAEKHVSLAELEAFNRTNGNPYLSSVEELYYYRIFKETLPLPAYDRLVGRWDPMRPDFFLRKAGV
- a CDS encoding corrinoid protein; its protein translation is MNEDMIAKLKENVIQGRKTQDDEGIDEDLTGPGVVELTQQALDANIPVAVIIKEGLTAGMQVVGEKFSTKEYFIPDMLASAEAVGAAMDIAKPYLEVSGGSTNGKFAIATVKGDIHDIGKNIVAILLKGAGYEVHDLGIDVPTEKIVEFVRTEKPDYLGLSALLTTTMVVMGEVADALKQAGLREQVKVLIGGAAVSIEYAQEIGADAYCADGFEAIKQMEAFQTA
- a CDS encoding trimethylamine methyltransferase family protein translates to MAREGILIQRPLERITQQQIEIIHQASLEILQDPGLTCFNKEAAELFQSNGAQVTSHPQGDHPAWRVKIPEKMVAKALETAPKTVKLGARNPDNALIMHGDEPRVCFISGSETNIWLDVEFSTYTKKSDPSKEIQAPEFRPRRGTVADLCKSAHVCEHLETLDGYIRTVNIQDPDITAENKDVNKYFASLNNTTKHVMAGLTSLDQLDNVVRMAEIIVGGKKQLKENPIISFITCLVKSPLQFVEDTTNAYMEMCRRGLPVVVSSAPQAGSTAPITEAGIMAQINAEVLAGITLGQLVNPGTPVLYGSVPVRARMDTLSDSYGAVETSQYNIDCVQMARFYKIPNYSTSGVCDPKIPGQQSSIERLFSDILVTLSGPQYLHCAYGLLDCNSVFCLQQAVLDDAHFKMIKFFLQQPRIDDTAISEALKQIRAVSETPQKIFISYIRKVMRSGQLSAPYPFEGDGKADDVFRLAHERMLELLEKPVRHIDQATTAKIFREVPGILPRLNIYQ